The following proteins are co-located in the Hevea brasiliensis isolate MT/VB/25A 57/8 chromosome 11, ASM3005281v1, whole genome shotgun sequence genome:
- the LOC110658086 gene encoding protein DESIGUAL 2, which yields MAKNTGVLICLLIMAMDIVAGILGIEAEIAQNKVKHLKMWIFDCRDPSYQAFKLALSAAILMALAQVIANLFGRCICMWSREDFAKASANKQLAAASHIFSWIILAVGFSMLIIGAMSNSKSRKSCGLSHHRVLSIGGILCFIHGLFIVAYHVSATAAAKEERTPPQGSNA from the exons ATGGCAAAAAACACTGGGGTTTTGATTTGTCTGTTGATAATGGCCATGGACATTGTAGCTGGCATACTTGGCATTGAAGCTGAAATAGCCCAGAACAAG GTGAAGCATTTAAAGATGTGGATTTTTGACTGTAGAGACCCAAGCtatcaagctttcaagcttgcgTTGTCAGCAGCAATCCTTATGGCCCTTGCTCAGGTTATTGCTAATTTGTTTGGCAGGTGCATTTGCATGTGGTCTAGGGAAGATTTTGCCAAGGCATCTGCTAACAAGCAATTAGCCGCAGCCTCCCACATCTTCTCATG GATTATATTGGCAGTTGGATTCTCCATGTTGATTATAGGGGCAATGTCAAACTCAAAATCCAGGAAGTCTTGCGGGTTATCCCACCATCGAGTGCTCTCTATAGGAGGTATTCTATGTTTCATTCATGGACTTTTCATAGTTGCCTATCATGTATCTGCCACTGCTGCAGCCAAAGAAGAAAGGACACCTCCGCAAGGATCTAATGCTTAA